The sequence TTATAAAAAAGAAAAACACAGCTATATCACTGTAAATGAATTTTGTTTGTATTGTGGTTTTGATTTCGACGAGGTTGTTGTTTTGATATATTGACTTAAAAACTGTTTTTTTTAAAGCTGTAGGCTTTAGGCAATAGGCTTTAGGCTTTAAGCATTAAGCCGTGTTCAAATCATAATATCATTTTCAAAATTTCAAATTAAATATCGTTTTACGCTATATGCTGTAAGCTGTAAGCATTAGGCTGTAAGCCGTGTTTTTAATCACAATATCATTTTCAAGTTTAATTCCCGATTTCTTGATTCTTTTTTCCTTTTTTGGCTTTAGGCAATGGCAATAGGCTGTAAGCTGAGTTCTAAATCACAATATCATTTTCAAATTTTCAAATCAACTCATTTTCAAACAAATAGTACTCATATGTTTATTACTAAAATATGTATTGTTTTGTAATAAAAAACAAAAAGGAATAAATTAAAAATTTATCCCTTAAAAACTTTTATTCTCCATAGAAAATGTGTCCAGTATACACATGGTTTAAATCATGAAAATGTTTATAACCATCGATTACGTGTGGCGCATGCTTCATTGAACCTTGCCCGTCTGATAAGGATTCTGCAAGAGTTTCAGCTTGTCTTCTAGTTCCGTAAACATCCTTACCTTTTTTAATTCTCAATTCGGCTGTAGCTTTATCTATTTCATCATTGAAGATAATAACTTTACCGTTTCTAATTTCTGCACTTTTAAATTTTGACATAATTTTATTTTTTAAGTTAGGTTTATTTTACAAAAAGTTCTTTTTTCCATTTTAATAATTTATTCTTTCTATCATCAATTCCATTTAAGCCTCCATTAATTTTTTTAGTAATCAATACAATATCATCAAGATCTGCTAAATGGTTTAAATTATTATTAGACCAAAACCAAAGAGCTGCAATTAAAGCATCTGCTTCTGTTAGTAACAAATCTGGATTATTCAGATAATCTATATTTACAGCATTACTTAAAGCATAATAATTATTAAACCCAGTTAATTGAATAAAACCACGACCTCTAAACTTCCAACCGTCACCAGATTGTTCATCTTTATTTCCCATCCTATTAGCGTATACTCTATTCGCAATTTTCTCAGGTTTTCTTGCAAACTGATCGACATTGTCTTTTATAAAATACTTAGGAAACACTTTTAACAAACCTTCTTTCGAATAATTTAAATTTTCACTTATTGGTTTTAAGTTAGATTCGTGCTCAATCTGTGCCATAAAATGTGCAATTCGTAATTCCGTATTTACATTGTACTTATTAAATAACGATTTGTATTTTTGGTATAACATATTATAAATTTATTTAGTTAAATAAACCAATCATTCGTATTGATTTAAAAATATTATCCACTATTAAATGATTCTAAAAATTAATTTCTAGAATTAATATTTAGGTACTGTTTTTGGAGCTATTTGCATACTATCATCCGCTACTTTTTCCATATTGCTGAATTACAAATATTAGGCACTATGGTTTGAACAATTCCTCCACGAGTTCTATATAAAACAGATGAGGTATGTTTTAAACTCTGTATTGTTGGTGCAATGTATGATTTAAAACTGTGGTGTTTTGTTGTGCTATTATTTTGTACACTTTGTAATCAACTGATACCGAACTAAGTGGTAAGCCCAAATAACTTTCTAAATTTTCGTTATTATTAGAAATGTAGGTATATTCTACAGCGTCTAAGTAATAAACAGATTGGTTAAGAGTAAATTTTGAGTTTTCAAAATACTTGGGGACAATTTTATAAAAGACTTCGCCTACATTTACATTAATTTCAATAGGATAACTTAGTCCCGCATATTATACTGTTTTTATTCTTTCATTATCCTTATCACAAGAAATATCTTTGAATTTATCGAAAACTCTATGATACATTAAACTTGTTGAATCAACACTACTCTGAGTAACAAAGTTTGTTGTATTCCAATCTATAAAATAATCGTTTTTATATTTTTCCAAATAGAATCTCTCTTTACATCCCAGTTTTCACTGTGACCGATAAAACTTATCATTAAAAAACAAATATTTAAATAGTTCATATTTATACATTTAATTGATTGTTATTTTTTATTTCGGTAATAAATTCGTGTTACGTAATTTGACGCTTCAAGAAATTTTCATAACTTTCTATTAACGATCTTAAGCCTTCAGGAGTTTGTTGGGGAGATAATACAATTTCGAGCTTTCCGTAGTTATTAGACACTTCATTTTCTTTTATTATATCTTTAGAAAAATCAATCATCACTTGCTCATCTACTACATCAAATTTAAAATTTGCATTAAAAGTTGCCTTCTCAATATTGTAATTACTTATTGGAACAAGAGTTAATAAAGGTACTTCAACAGGAGTACTGATAGTTTTATATTCTTTCTCATTATCAGGAGTCGCATAATCAAAAGTAGCTGGGTAATTCACTCGAACCGTCTTAGGTACTAAGGATTCGATATTCTTTTTTATATATCGTTTGCTATTTTTAATCAATTCAATAATTGCTTCTTTATCTATTTTTGTATTTTTAATTAATTTAACAAGATTTGATCCGTCCTGAATTAACTTAAATAAATTATTGATATATAAATTTTGGGCCTGTTCAGAATTTGAAATGGATTGAATAAGACCTTGGAGTTTAATTTCTAACTGATCTATTGAAAATTTTTCATTATCTAAATTAATTTTTTTCTGATTTACCTCAGCTTCAATATTGACCAATTCATTAGATATCTTGTCAATACCTTTATTAAAACTCAAAAGTTTAGCTTCAATTTTTTTTAGTTCATTTAAGCTTAAATCAAGTTTTTTTAATTGTTCATGATGCACTCCCATTTCTGAAATTACATTTTGTTTTTTGTCAAAAAACTCATTTCGTTTAGTCTCTAGTATTCTTAACTCATTTTCTAAATCAATGTAATTTTTTTTCTTTATTTTTATTTCATTAAAAGTAATTTCTTTAGATTCAGAATCTTTTTTAATGTTTTCAAATAAAGTACTATTGTATAATTTTGATTGGATGAGTTCTTTAGTGTTTTGCTCTTTTATAATTTTTAATAGATTATTGTTTTTACAAAACGTAAAGCTTTCTAATAAAAAATCAGCTAATAAAACATCCTCTTTTGAAATATCTGGTTTTACACTATATAAGATACCTTGTTTAAGATTTGTTTCGCCAACAATATTTAAATTTTCATTACTTACATATTCTATAAAAATATCATTTGAACGAATTGGTTGAATCAATGTAAATAATTCTTTATTATACTCTTTATTCTCTAAAATAATTTCACTTGTTTCTTTAAAAAAATATTCATCTAAAATAGATTCATTTCTTTTTCTAATTGCTTCAGAAGAATTTACAATAGCTGACTGTAAAGACTTTACAAATAATTCAAAACTTTGCATTTTTATTTTTTTTTAAGATTTAATTTTAGAAAATTGATTCATAGCATCGCTAACCACCGATTTGCTTTCATTTGCCAACCCT comes from Flavobacterium sp. I3-2 and encodes:
- a CDS encoding glycoside hydrolase family 19 protein; translated protein: MLYQKYKSLFNKYNVNTELRIAHFMAQIEHESNLKPISENLNYSKEGLLKVFPKYFIKDNVDQFARKPEKIANRVYANRMGNKDEQSGDGWKFRGRGFIQLTGFNNYYALSNAVNIDYLNNPDLLLTEADALIAALWFWSNNNLNHLADLDDIVLITKKINGGLNGIDDRKNKLLKWKKELFVK
- a CDS encoding DUF2589 domain-containing protein — protein: MQSFELFVKSLQSAIVNSSEAIRKRNESILDEYFFKETSEIILENKEYNKELFTLIQPIRSNDIFIEYVSNENLNIVGETNLKQGILYSVKPDISKEDVLLADFLLESFTFCKNNNLLKIIKEQNTKELIQSKLYNSTLFENIKKDSESKEITFNEIKIKKKNYIDLENELRILETKRNEFFDKKQNVISEMGVHHEQLKKLDLSLNELKKIEAKLLSFNKGIDKISNELVNIEAEVNQKKINLDNEKFSIDQLEIKLQGLIQSISNSEQAQNLYINNLFKLIQDGSNLVKLIKNTKIDKEAIIELIKNSKRYIKKNIESLVPKTVRVNYPATFDYATPDNEKEYKTISTPVEVPLLTLVPISNYNIEKATFNANFKFDVVDEQVMIDFSKDIIKENEVSNNYGKLEIVLSPQQTPEGLRSLIESYENFLKRQIT